From Triticum urartu cultivar G1812 chromosome 2, Tu2.1, whole genome shotgun sequence, a single genomic window includes:
- the LOC125537313 gene encoding ubiquitin-conjugating enzyme E2 2, whose translation MSTPSRKRLMRDFKRLQHDPPAGISGAPHDNNIMLWNAVIFGPDDTPWDGGTFKLTLQFTEDYPNKPPTVRFVSRMFHPNIYADGSICLDILQNQWSPIYDVAAILTSIQSLLCDPNPNSPANSEAARMFSENKREYNRKVREIVEQSWTAD comes from the exons ATGTCGACGCCGTCGAGAAAGCGCCTGATGCGGGACTTCAAGCGGCTGCAGCATGACCCACCGGCCGGGATCAGCGGCGCGCCGCACGACAACAACATCATGCTCTGGAACGCCGTCATCTTCGG GCCGGATGATACGCCATGGGACGGAG GCACGTTCAAGCTTACCTTGCAGTTTACAGAAGATTACCCCAACAAGCCGCCAACTGTTCGTTTTGTCTCTAGGATGTTTCACCCAAATA TTTATGCAGATGGGAGCATCTGCTTGGATATTCTACAGAACCAGTGGAGCCCTATATATGACGTTGCTGCCATATTGACTTCTATTCAG TCCTTGCTGTGTGATCCAAACCCCAACTCTCCAGCAAATTCGGAAGCTGCCAGAATGTTCAGCGAGAACAAGCGAGAGTACAACCGCAAAGTCCGCGAGATCGTGGAGCAGAGCTGGACTGCTGACTAA